The Afifella aestuarii DNA segment GGCCGCACTTTCCGGCAACCCGGAAGACATCTTCAAGACCGACGCGAAGGTGAAGGAGCTCCTGCCGGACGACAAGCACCTGCACAACTGGCTCGACATGGCGAGGGAGCGCATCCACTTCCAGGGTCTGCCGTCGCGCATCTGCTGGGTCGGGCTCGGAGACCGCGACCGACTCGGTCTCGCCTTCAACGAGATGGTGGCGAAGGGTGAACTGGAAGCGCCGGTCGTCATCGGCCGCGATCATCTCGATTCCGGCTCCGTCGCTTCGCCGAACCGCGAGACGGAATCGATGCGGGACGGCTCGGACGCGGTCTCCGACTGGCCGCTCCTCAATGCGCTTCTCAATTGCGCTTCCGGCGCGACCTGGGTGTCGATCCATCATGGCGGCGGCGTCGGCATGGGCTGGTCGCAGCATTCCGGCCAGGTGATCGTCTGCGACGGCAGCGAGGCCGCGGCGCGGCGGATTTCACGGGTTTTGTGGAACGACCCGGCGACCGGCGTCATGCGTCATGCCGATGCGGGCTATGAAGAGGCGCTCGCCTGCGCCCGCGAGAAGGGCCTGAAGCTGCCGGGGATTTTGGGCAGCTGAGGTCTCAACTCACGAGAGATCGAAAAGGCGGGCTGCGGCCCGCCTTTTCTTTGCGTGCGGTTTCGTGGACTCCAGCCGATCGTCACTCCACCCAGAGGTCGCGGCTCTTGTGCCAGCCTTCGAGCGATTCCTCCGGGTACACGTCGAAGGTCTGATCGTTCGGGCCGATATCGGGCACGACCCAGTTCGCCTTCGAGCCGAGCATCAGATGCACGCGTTCCGGCGGGATCGGCAGTTCGCTGTCGATTGCCGAGGCGAAGGGATGGATGAGTTCCGGCCAGGTCGGGTCGAACAGCCAGAGGGCGGTGGCGCAATGGCGGCAGAAATTGCGTTCCCCGGTCGAGATCTCGCAATGGCCGCCGCGATCGATTTCGGCGCGGAAGATCTCAATCGCCTCGCGGCCTTCCACTTTGAGCGTCGCGGCAATGCCGCCGAGATTGATGGCGTAACCGCCGCCGCCCGCCGTCTTGCGGCAGATGGAGCAATAGCAGAGCTGATAGGGCTGAGGCGTGTGGCTTTCGACGGAAAAGTGCACCGCGCCGCAGCGGCACGAGCCTTTCAGGGTCATTGGCATGGCGGTCTCCTCGTAAAGGGCCTTGTTTCACTCCGGCATCTAGGACGGCGCGGCGCCGTCGCGAGGGGAGGGCATGGCGCCGCCGCCTTTGAGCGCCCTGCGCCCCCGCCACGCCTCGTGCCTGCAGGCCCGACCGCTGCGGCTTGATGCGTCGCGTTGGGGGCTCCGGTTCGGAAGCCGGCAAAGTCAATGATTTCGCGGCGTTTGGCGCCTTGCCTCCTTGCAACTCTTGCCACAATCATTTCATAACGACGCGTTGCAGCACCCCAGAGGACGGACCTCATGCAGCCTTTGCCGGTGACGCTTTGATTGTCCGCAACCTCGTTGTTCCATTCAGGATGATGACATGTCGCTAGTCGCCAACACCGCGCCCCACCTTCCTTATCTGCGTCGCTTCGCCCGCGCATTGACGGGCGGGCAGAAGAGCGGAGATGCCTATGTGGTTTCCGTGCTGGAGGCGCTCGTCGAGGATCCCGATTCCTTCAATTCCGATAACGACCCGCGCGTCGAGCTTTTCAAAGCCTTCTGCCGCTACTGGAATTCGGTCGATATCAACCTGAAGGAAGACACGGTCGATCCGGTTGGCGACCCGTCCGTGCGGCGGCTCGAGGCGATCACGCCGCTGCCGCGCCAGGCCTTTCTGTTGATGTCGGTGGAAGATTTTTCCGCCGGCGAGACGGCCGAAATTCTCGGCAAGTCGGAAGAAGAGGTCTCCCGCCTCGTCGACCAGGCCGGTCGCGAAATCGCCGAGCAGGTGGCGACCGACGTCCTCATCATCGAGGACGAGCCGCTGATCGCCATGGACATCGAAACCCTGGTGAAGACGCTCGGCCACAGCGTGACCGGTGTCGCCCGCACGCATTCCGAAGCGATCAAGGCGGTGGAAGAGCATCGCCCGGGACTGGTTCTCGCCGATATTCAGCTCGCCGACGGCAGCTCCGGCCTCGATGCCGTCAATGAAATGCTGCAGTCGTTTTCCGTGCCCGTCGTCTTCATCACCGCCTATCCGGAGCGGCTTTTGACCGGCGAGCGGCCGGAACCGGCCTTCCTCATCACCAAGCCGTTCCAGCCGGACACGGTCAAGGCGGTGATCAGCCAGGCTTTGTTCTTCGAGCGCCGCGCGAGCTAGGTGCGAGGCGGCCGGAGGGGGCTCAGAACCCCGTCCGGCGCGAGGGCGCGCGCGCTGCAGGCGGCCTTCGCGAAAAAAATCGCAGCCCGTCGTTTTTTTTCGGAACCTTCCTTCGAACCCGCCGTTGTGGGTCCATAAGTAAGAGTTACGGAAACGGCGGGCGCGCCTCCTCTTCCCCCCTTTGCCCCAGCGTCCGCTGTTTCCGTCAACTTTCCAAGCAGCAAGAACAGGCCTCCTCCGGGAGGCCGTTTTTTTATGGTTCGGCTTTCTCTCCTTCGTACCGCCCGGCTTTTTCGAGGTCCCGTCGGACACAGCGAGATGGGTGCCTGCGGTGTAAGGCCGAGGGCTTTTTTCTTGTGGCGAATTATCGCCGCCATGGACGGGAACTTGATGCGCCGCCTATCGTTGTGCCGAGGACCGACCTCCGGTATGACCTGTCTCATGTATTTTCGGTGTTTTTGGCCGTGACAGCTTCACCGCCTCGCGACAAGGAAGGACGCCCTCTCGGGGCGACGCACGTCGCCAAAGCGGCGCTATGGGAGCGCTGTGCCAAGCTCCTGCGCGGCTCGCAGATCTCATTGTTTTCTCAAGACGCCGAAGGCCATTTCAACTGGGTCTTCAATTCGCCTGCGGGCTTGAGCCCCTCCACCGTGCTCGGACGCACCGATGAGGAGGTGCTGCCGCTCGCGGCGGCCGAGCAGCTCGGAGCGGCCAAGGAGGCGGCGATCCAGGAGGGCGAGATGCAGCAGGTGGAGCTGTGTCTGCCTTACGGTGACGATCCGCGCTGGTACGACGTGATGCTGGTGCCCGAAGAAGACGAGGACGGCTCGCAGACCGCGATCATCGGCGCGGCAATCGACATCACCGAGCGCAAGATCCAGGAAGAGCATCTTCGCATCGTCATGCGCGAGCTCGCGCACCGCTCCAAAAATCTGCTTGCCGTCATTCAGGGCATCGCGCGGCAGACGGCGGAAAACGCCTCTTCCACGGAGCAATTCGTCAGCCGCTTCAACGGGCGCATCTTTTCCCTGTCGCGCGCGCATGACGTGCTGACGGAGGCCGACTGGCGCGGGGCGCGCATCTTCGATCTCGTTCGCTCGCAGATTTCGCTTTATGCCGAGCCGCGGCTGAGCCAGGTCGAGATCACCGGCATCAACGGCTTTCTGCGGCCGAACGCCGCGCAATATCTCGGGCTCGCTCTGCACGAGCTCACCACCAATGCCATCAAATACGGGGCGCTCGGCACCGACGAAGGGCGTGTCGAGGTCAGCTTCGAGCGGGTGCCGGAAGATGCCGGCCGCTACCGCTTCACCTGGTGCGAGCGCAAAGGTCCGCCGGTGAAGGAGCCCAAATCGCGAAGCTTCGGCGTCGTCATGCTGTGCAATGTCGTGCCGACGACCGTCGGCGGCGAGGCAGACCTCGTCTTCGATGGCGACGGGCTGTGCTACGAGCTGACGCTCGCCAAATCGCAACTTATTCCCTGATCGCTCGGTCATGGGCAGTTGGCACGGACCCGTCGGCCTGACAGGCCGGCTCGGCCGTGAGCACCGGCTGCATCGTCTTCCGACCGGACCGAGGATCTTCTCGCGTCCCTTGCCGCCCGGTGGAACGCGCCTATCGCAAGCGCCCGAGCGGAAGGCGTGACATCACGGCATGGTCGCTTCCACGCCCGGCATTTGTGAGATCGCGAGCGACCCTATATGCAGGGTCGATAAGAAAACCCCAGGCATTCAGGACGATTTCATGGACCAGACGGCGGCGACCGCCATCGACCCGAAGCTTTTCCGCAATGTCATGTCGCGCTTTGCCAGCGGCGTGACCGTGGTTGCCGCCGAGACGGAGAGCGGTGTGCGGGCCATGACGGCGAACGCGTTTCTGTCGGGTTCTCTCAACCCGCCGCTCACGGTCGTTTCCGTTGCCAAACGCGCCCATATGCATCCGGTGCTGTCAGAGGCCGAGATCTATTCGATCAGCTTTCTCGCCCGCGAGCAGGAGGATCTGAGCAACCTTTTTGCGGGACGCAAGGTGGAGGGCGCGAAGGCGGAGTTTTTCGATTTTCACGGCGCCCCCGCGCTCGAGGGCGCTCTCGCCCATATCGCGCTCACGCCGCATGCGGTGCATGAATGCGGCGACCATTCGCTCTTCCTCGGCGAGGTCCGCGGCATGCAGGCGAAGACCGGGACGCCGCTTCTTTATTACGCTTCAGCCTATCACCACCTTGCGACCGAGCCGGAGAGCGCGACGCACAAGGTGGCGAATTTCTGGTGACACAAGGCGGCTGAAGCAGTGGGTTGGCATGGGGAAAGGTCTGTCCGGTAATTTCCCTGCGCAACTTTCCCGTGCCGCCTTGCCCTTTCTGCCGCTTTCCTCCAATCGGAAGCCGGCATGAGCCCGAAGGAGATGTTGATGAGCGACTGGCCCGTCCACGGCAAGATTACCGGCCCCATCGTGATGATCGGCTTCGGCTCGATCGGACGCGGGACGCTGCCTCTGATCGAGCGGCATTTCGAGTTCGACAAGGACCGCTTCGTCGTCATCGACCCGGTCGACACGGACCGCAAGCTCCTCGACGAGCGCGGCATCGCTTTCATCCAGAAGGAAGTGACGGCGGACAATTATCGCGAGCTTCTGACGCCGCTCCTGACCAAGGGCGAGGGCCAAGGCTTTTGCGTCAACCTTTCGGTCGATACGTCTTCGCTCGACATCATGAAGCTCTGCCGCGAGATCGGCGTGCTTTATATCGACACCGTGGTGGAGCCCTGGCTGGGTTTCTATTTCGACCGCGGCATGGACCAGGCGCAACGCACCAACCATGCGCTGCGCCAGACCGTGCGCGACGAGAAGGCACGTTCGCCGGGCGGCACGACGGCCGTCTCCTGCTGCGGCGCCAATCCGGGCATGGTGTCTTGGTTCGTGAAGCAGGCGCTCGTCGATCTCGCCGAGGCGCTGCAACTCACTTATGAAGAGCCGTCGCAGGACGATCGCGCCGGCTGGGCGAAGCTGATGCGCGATGTCGGCGTCAAAGGCATCCATATCGCCGAGCGCGACACGCAGCGTGCCAAGCATCCGAAGCCGATGAACGTCTTCTGGAACACCTGGTCGGTGGAAGGCTTCATTTCGGAAGGCATGCAGCCGGCCGAGCTCGGCTGGGGCACGCATGAAAAATGGACGCCCGAGAATATGCGGGCGCAGCAGACGGGCTGCCAATCGGCCCGTTTCATGCTGCAGCCGGGCGCCAATACCCGTGTCCGCACCTGGTGCCCGACGCCGGGCGCGCAGTACGGCTTCCTCGTCACCCACAATGAATCGGTGTCGATCTCCGATTATTTTACGATCGGCGAGGGGCTCGAACCGGAATACCGGCCGACGGTGCATTACGCCTATCACCCGGCGAACGACGCCGTTCTGTCGCTGCATGAAATGTTCGGCCAGGCCGGTCAGGCGCAGCCGAAGCACCATATCCTCGACGAGGATGAGATCGAGGACGGTATCGACGAGCTCGGCGTGCTGCTCTACGGCCACAAGAAGAACGCCTATTGGTACGGCTCGCGGCTTTCCATCGAGGAGACGCGCGATATCGCTCCCTATCAGAACGCGACCGGCCTGCAGGTGACCTCGGCCGTGCTCGCCGGCATGGTGTGGGCGCTGGAACATCCTGAAGCCGGCATCGTGGAGGCCGACGAGATGGATTTCCGCCGCTGCCTCGAGGTGCAGCTTCCCTATCTCGGGCCCGTCGAAGGCCATTACACCGACTGGACGCCGTTGACGGACCGGCCCGGGCTCTTCCCGGAAGACATCGACGACAGCGATCCCTGGCAGTTCCGCAACGTGCTCGTGCACGGATAAGCGGCACGCACTCTTCGGCAAGAAACAAGGCGGTCGCTCCGGCGGCCGCCTTTTTGTTTGGTCGGGGGCCGCGTTTCGGCGAGGCGCAGGAGACTTGTTCTGTAACACTCAGGGTTATATATCGTTTCCTGGTTGGGGGATGGCCGGGTGTGCCGGCATGAAGGTTTTCAAGAACAAGTGGTTCGCTCGATTTGCTCGGAATGAAGCGATCGAAGACGAAGTCCTTTGCGCAACGGTTGCCTATCTGGAGAGGGGTTTAATCGACGCTGATCTGGGGGGCGGGGTGATCAAGCAAAGGCTGGCTCGTCCGCAGGGAGGCAAGTCTGGAGGCTTTCGAACGATCCTCTTATTTCGTTGCGGTGATCGGGCGATATTCGTTTACGCTTTTGCCAAGAGCCGTCGTGCCAACCTGCGGAGAGACGAAGTCGTTGCTTTCAAGCGGCTTGCTTCCGAGTTTCTGAAATATGACGCAGCAGCCCTGGCAAAGGCCGTCGCGTCCGGTGCCCTGATCGAGGTTCTTTGTGATGAAATCGGCTGACGACACGTATCGAAGCGATGCTTTCGCTGCCGTGCACGAGACGGCGTCGGACCTTCATGAGGCGGGCCTCATGGACAAAGAGACCCTGCGTGGTTTCGACATGCTTTGTCTGACACCTGTGAAGGCGCTTTCTCCCGACGAGATCAAAGCGCTGCGCGAGCGTGAACGGGTGAGCCAGGCGGTCTTCGCGCGCTATCTCAACGTGACGGCGGGTCTCGTCAGTCAATGGGAGCGTGGCGAAAAGAAACCTGCAGGTCCATCTCTCAAGCTCCTGAGCCTCGTTCGAAACCGCGGTCTGCGAGCGATCGCTTAGCCTGGCGGAGAGCTGCGCGGCGGCTTTCCTATTGCAGGAAGACGCGGACGGAGGCGCCTTTGCCGGTTCGGTCGAGCACCGTGACATCGGCAAAACCCGGACCGTCCGGCTCAAAGAAGAGCTCGCGACGAAAGGCGGTGCTGCCGACCGGGCGACCATTGACGAACCAGGTGAAGGGCGGCGCGCCGTCGCGGAGTTTCACGGCGAGCGCTTCGCCATGGCCCTTACCATGTTGGTCGGCGAGGCCGAGATCGATGCGGGCACCGTCGGGCGGAAAGGCGATTTCGGGCCCTGGCGTGCCCGGACGAGCGGTGCGGGCGACATGGCGGAGCGGCGGCGGGAGATCGGCCGTCGCCACATCGAGAAGGTTCGGCGGGGCGGCGCGCAGGCGTCTGGTGGGCCCGAGGCGGGCGAAGGCTTCCAGCATGATCGGGGCCGCAGCCTCGATTCCGACGAGGCCCGGAACGGGGGTCGCATCGGCGCGGCCGGCCCAGACGCCGATCACGTGGTTTCCGTCGAAGCCGACCGCCCAGGCGTCGCGGTAGCCATACGAGGTGCCGGTCTTGAAGGCGATGTTGTCGGCCTTGGCGCCGAGCGGCGTCGGCGCGCCGGCGAGGATGTCTGAGACCTGCCAGGCCGCTGCCTCGGAGAGGACCCGGCCGAGCGGTTTGCCCGTCGCGGCTCCCGTCTGGCCCTTTTCCTCCGTCAACGAAATGGCGCGCCCGCCGCGGGCGATCGCCGCCGACAAAGTGACGAGATCGCGGAGCGTGACGCCGAGCCCGCCAAGGCCGATCGCAAGGCCCGGCGGCGAGACGTCGGACAAAGCGGGGCGCACGCCGGCGCGGCGCATGCGGGCGAGAAGCCGCGCCGGGCCGACCTCTTCCAGAAGCGTGATCGCCGGCACATTCAGAGACAATTGCAGGGCGCGGCGCACGGTGACGGTGCCCCGGTATTCGCCGTCGAAGCTCGACGGCGTGTAGCCTGAAAAGGCGCTCGGACGGTCGTCGATCAGGCTTTCGGGATGGGCGAGACCGAGCTCGAAGGAGAGGCCATAGATCAAGGGCTTCAAGGTGGAGCCCGGCGAGCGCTCGCGCTCCGTCATGTCGATGAAGCCGGCGCGGGCGAAATCGAGCGGATCGGAGGAGCCGACAGAGGCCAGAATCTCGCCGGTGCGGTGGTCGGCGACGAGGATGGCGACGCTCGTCTTGCGCCCGAGTGTCTTTGCCGCCTTGTGCGCCAGAGCCTCAAGGCGCGCCTGCGCATCCGCATCGATCGAAAGCGCGACGACGGGAGGCGCGTCGGCGCGATGGGCGAGGCGGTTCGCGAGATGGGCCGCGAGCATCGGGAAGGGATGGCGCGTGTCCGGCGAGGCTTCGGTGCGCGCCTGGCGGGCGATTTCGGGGCGGAGTGCGCCGGCCTTGGCCGCGCGGGCGAGCACACGGTCGCGCGCCTCTTTTGCCCGCTTCGGAAAACGGTCCGGCCGGCGGGCTTCCGGCGATTGCGGGATGGCGACGAGAAGCGCGGCCTCGGCCGCGGTCAGACGGCGCGGCTCCTTGCCGAAATAGGCGAGCGAGGCGGCGCGCACGCCTTCGATATTGCCGCCATAGGGGGCGAGCAGGAGATAGAGGTCGAGGATCTCGTCTTTCGACAGGCGCGTCTCAAGGGCGCGCGCCAGGAGGATCTGGTGCGCCTTGCCGGCGAGGTTGCGCGTGTCGTCGCCGCCGAGAAGCCGTGCCACCTGCATGGTGAGCGTCGAGCCGCCGGAGACAATGCGCCCGTGGCGCAGCATCTGCCAGAAGGCGCGGCCCATCGCGGCCATATCGACGCCGTGATGGGCGAAGAAGCGCTTGTCCTCATAGGCGAGAAGGAGACGGGTGAAGAGAGGGTCGACATCACCTTTCACTGCGTCGAGACGCCAGATGCCGTCCGCCACCGGGAAGGGGCGGAGCAGCGTGCCGTTGCGGTCGACGACGAGCTGCGAGGTCGGCGGGTAAAGGTCGGGCAGAGGCGTGAGATGCACTGCGAGCCGCAGGCCCGCGGGCGCTGCGAGCGCGAGGGCGCAGGCAAGCGCGAGGCCGATGCCGAGGCGGCGTCGTCCCCGGCGACGGCCGCGCGTATGGGGGCCGTTCTCGCTCAGCGCAGCGGCCCCTCCACATGCACGCGGCTGGCCTCGGTGCGGGCACGAAGCTCCGGCTCGTACATGTCTTCGATGGTGGCGGCCGGCTGCACGAAATCGCCTGGCGAGACGGCGCGAACCATGTAGGCGAGGCTGAAGCGGGTTTGATCGTCGGGCTGGCGATCGAGGGCCGCCACGAAGCGATCGGAGCGGAATTCGACATGCGCCGGCTCTGTCGACAGATCGAGCCAGTCGAGGGTGCCGACATCGCCGGAACGCAGGATGTTCGGATTGTCGATCTCAAAACCCGCCGGCAGCGGATCGTCGAGGATGAGATGGCCGGAGCCCGTCTTTTCGGCGGTGACGGTCAGAACGACGACGAGGCGGTCGCCCTGCGCCACATGGCTCGGATCGAGAGGATCCCCTTCGAGCGTGAAGGTTTCGCGCGCGATCAGATAGCCATTGCCGGAGGCGGGTTCGGGCGAGGCCGGCTTGCCGGTCGCACTGATCGCCACATCGACGGGCGAGTCGGCGAGATTGGCGATTTTCGGTCCCTCGCCTTGCAGGGCGTCTTCCTCGATCATCGTCGACATCGGCCCGTCATAGCGTTTGCCTGCGACCTCGAGTTCCGGCCGGGCGGCGCTTTGCATCAGCGCATGGGCGGCCATCAGCGACCAGGCGTCTTCCTGCGTACTGGTGCGCTTTTCCTCGGCGCGCCGGTCGGCGACGAAATTGGCGAGAAGCGGCAGATCGACGGAATCGGCGCTCGTCTCGGAGGCGAGGGTCAGGATTGCCGCGCCGTCGCGGAGCTTGGAGCCGTAATCGCTGCGCCGCTGATCCGATGCGGCGTACTCAAGCTCGGACACCGCGCGCCGGAAGACCGTCTGCGACAGGCTGCGATCGCCATAAAGGGCAAGGCCCGCGCCGATCTGCGCCTTGGCGAGCGGGGTGGCGAAATCACCGAGCTTCGTCTCGGCGTAATAGCGGAGGTCGCCGATCGCGGCGCGGCCGTTTTGCGCGAGCACATAAAGCGCATAGGCGATGTCTTCGCCGCCATCTGAGAAGTCGGAGGCATAGGCGATGCGGTTCTTCAGATTGTCGAGCGCGATCGTGAAGGCCGTCTCGGGAACCTCGTGGCCGGCGCGGCGAGCGCGGGTCAGGAAATCGCTCACATAGGCATCGAGCCAGAGATCGTCGGAGCCCGGACCCCAGAGGCCGAAGCCGCCGCTGGCGCTTTGATAGGCGAGGACCGATTCGATCGCCTTATCGATGCGCTTGTCGGTTTCCGCATCGCTGCCGAGGCCGGCGGCAACCGCGACGTCGTTGAGATAAACGAGCGGCAGAGCGCGGCTCGTCAGCTGTTCGGCGCAGCCATAGGGATAGCGGTCGAGTTTTCGCAGGATCTGCGGCACGTCGATGCGACCGGCTCCGGAGGCGGAGACGCGCACCTTGCCCGAACCCGGGACGAGGCCGTCGAGAAGATCGGACGAGAGATCGACCGATCCGCTCGGCGCGAGCGTGACGAAGGAGGTGCGGACGACTTCCGGCGTCGCATCGCGAACGGTGAGCGCCAGATCCTTTTCCAGAACCTCGCCCGACGGTGTGGTGAGGCGGACCGAAAGGGTCGCATCGCCTTCCTTGCCGGCCGTCACCGGCAGGAGGAGCTGGCTGCGGGCGCTCTCGGCGAGGTCCGTCTCGACGGGGGAGCCTGCGACGCTCACGATCTCGTCGTCGCTGCTTGCGACCTCGACCGAAACGGGCCCGGCGGGGCCTTCCACATGGGTGAGATCGAGCGCGAGGCGGGACTGGTCGCCCGGCGCCATGAATTGCGGCAGGGCGGTCGAAACCACCACGGGGTCGCGGATGAGGACGTCGTTTTCGGCATGGCCGACGCCCTTTTCACCCCAGGCGAGGGCCATCAGGCGCACGGTGCCGTTGAAATCGCCGATCGGCACGGAGACCGTTACCTTGCCGTCCGGCCCGGCTTTCACGATGCCGGAATGCCAGGCGACGAGGTTCTCGGTCGGCGCGGGGCCCTCGAAGCGGGCGAGTGCCGCATCGCCACCGGTGCGGACACGGCCCGGTGCGCCCTGGAAACGGTCGATCAGGGACGAATAGATGTCGCGGATTTCAACGCCGAGACGGCGCTGGCCGAGATAATAGCTTTCCGGATCGGGCGTTTCGAAGCCGGTCAGGTTGAGGATGCCGAGATCGACGGCGGCGAGCGTCACATAGGCTTCTTCGCCCTCGGCAAGGTCGGCGATCTCCACGCTCGCCTCGAAAGCCTGGCGCGGTTTGGCGCTTTCGGGCGCGTCGATGGTGACGGCAAGCCGCTGCGCGGGATTTTCGACGCCCGCCCAGGACAGGCCGAGGGCACGCGCCGGCATGCGCTTCGCTTCGAGATCCATCGGGCGGTAGAGCGCGGCCGTCACATAGGCGCCCGCACCCCAGTCTTCCGTCACGGGAAGTTCGATTTCCGTGGAGCCTTCTGACACCTCGACGGATTTCGTCGTCACGATGCGGTCGTCGATCACCATCACCTGGGCGATGCCGGCAAAGCGCGGCTCCAGATGCACCGTCGCGGTGTCGCCGATGCGGTAGCGTTCCTTGTCGAGTGAGAGCTTCAGGAATTCCGGCGTTTCGAGCGTCTTCGGGGCGGAATACCAGCCGGCCTCGAAGGTCATGCTGGCGGGAAGGAGCGAGCCGTCCGCCTTGGCGATTTCAAGCTCGTACTTGCCCCATTCGACATCGGCCGCAATCTTGGCCGGGTCCTCGGCGGAGATCGAGACATTGCCGCTCGCCACGCGCTGGCGCGTCTCGATCGTCTCGTAGTTCCAGCGCCCGCCGGACCGGTACCATTGGTAATTCGTGTCGATCTTGGAGAGGGTCCA contains these protein-coding regions:
- a CDS encoding alpha-2-macroglobulin family protein, with translation MFALFRGFPAALAALAVVFLTLQPEPVSAQAQERRLLTTEGADYFGGDYDVIKDVELEGCKRACVVDGRCAAFTYNTNAKWCFLKEEVGDLRAVKAAISGRIVTSDLPTLSLAEERTAELSFLPSRFIDEARRLSGDLARADNAPSLDAALAVADEAAANGNYLFAATQLKSALKMAPDRVDLWLRLSAVSAEATSDDWKTRQRLPEERTAAAVNAYLHARGSRDRAAALVLLARSLGERDEWKPAIKAYRASLALEELPDVRSAYESAVAEHGFRIIDHQVDSDAADPRICLNFSDQLPATRSDLSDFVSIENADNLAVEAEGQQICISGVEHGRRYRITARAGLPSADGEALLKSATLDIYVRDRSPAVRFSGNAYVVPAGGSASLPVTTVNTSTVKASLYWIADRGIAETLRNGNFLDQLSQWQAAEIESERGRKIWEGSVDVETRLNREVVSAIPIGELVDDLEPGIYVLVASAENNAQDWGAKATQWFLASDLGLATFAGNDGLNVSLRSLASAEPVEGVHLRLIATSNEILGEADTDADGKANFAPGLIRGTGGMAPALLAAETKDGDYNFLDLTKPSFDLTDRGVEGRAAPGPVDVFLTTERGIYRVGETVYLTALARDSRSKALTDLPLTAKITRPDGKEDRQELLEDEGLGGALAEIALSDNAMRGQWRVSVHTDPKKPAIAETTFLVEDFQPERLDFTLETEATQFEPANPPEITADARFLYGAPAADLDVEAETIVSTAGELDGWAGYRFGLADETFDTQTAPQSGLATDENGHLAFRPQLPETGVSSHPLKTTVNVRVIDTSGRPVERSLTLPLAGDRPRLGIKPAFEDEVDENSTANFSVIALSEDGSRIAADGLSWTLSKIDTNYQWYRSGGRWNYETIETRQRVASGNVSISAEDPAKIAADVEWGKYELEIAKADGSLLPASMTFEAGWYSAPKTLETPEFLKLSLDKERYRIGDTATVHLEPRFAGIAQVMVIDDRIVTTKSVEVSEGSTEIELPVTEDWGAGAYVTAALYRPMDLEAKRMPARALGLSWAGVENPAQRLAVTIDAPESAKPRQAFEASVEIADLAEGEEAYVTLAAVDLGILNLTGFETPDPESYYLGQRRLGVEIRDIYSSLIDRFQGAPGRVRTGGDAALARFEGPAPTENLVAWHSGIVKAGPDGKVTVSVPIGDFNGTVRLMALAWGEKGVGHAENDVLIRDPVVVSTALPQFMAPGDQSRLALDLTHVEGPAGPVSVEVASSDDEIVSVAGSPVETDLAESARSQLLLPVTAGKEGDATLSVRLTTPSGEVLEKDLALTVRDATPEVVRTSFVTLAPSGSVDLSSDLLDGLVPGSGKVRVSASGAGRIDVPQILRKLDRYPYGCAEQLTSRALPLVYLNDVAVAAGLGSDAETDKRIDKAIESVLAYQSASGGFGLWGPGSDDLWLDAYVSDFLTRARRAGHEVPETAFTIALDNLKNRIAYASDFSDGGEDIAYALYVLAQNGRAAIGDLRYYAETKLGDFATPLAKAQIGAGLALYGDRSLSQTVFRRAVSELEYAASDQRRSDYGSKLRDGAAILTLASETSADSVDLPLLANFVADRRAEEKRTSTQEDAWSLMAAHALMQSAARPELEVAGKRYDGPMSTMIEEDALQGEGPKIANLADSPVDVAISATGKPASPEPASGNGYLIARETFTLEGDPLDPSHVAQGDRLVVVLTVTAEKTGSGHLILDDPLPAGFEIDNPNILRSGDVGTLDWLDLSTEPAHVEFRSDRFVAALDRQPDDQTRFSLAYMVRAVSPGDFVQPAATIEDMYEPELRARTEASRVHVEGPLR